The Stieleria maiorica genome includes the window GTCGCCGACCAATGAACCCGGCGCATCGGGTCGCCCGGTTCCCAGCGTCGGATGCCGCGCAGCCGCGTCGGGTCTTCCATCACGTTGTCACGCATCCGAATTTCCCCCATCGGGCGACGCGACGCGATTTCATAGTCATCCAGTTCAACGGTCTTCGGCAGCACCGTCAAATACTGCGGATGGGTGCCGACACGATAGCGACGGTACAACCCCATCAGATCGCCGGTTTCCAGCACGGTGGGGCCGATTTGAAAGTAGCCGCGGCGGTTGCACTGGATCTTGTACCGAAGCTCGCGCGTCTGACCGGGCCACATCAAAAACACCTGGACGCGATCGCCCTGGATGTCCAACGTCGGCGGTGTGTGAATCGTCGCCCAGCGAGGAACTAAATCTTCGACGAGCAGCCAGAACACGGGGATCTTGCTGGTGTTGGTGACCGTCACGGTGATCGGCAGCGATTGACCGATCTTCATCTCCACATCACCGCCCTCACGGGTCGCGATCGAACAGCGGGTCCAGGTGAGTGCAAGAAAACGGTTGATCAAGATCACGGCCGCGGCAACGATCGCCGCAAGCACCCACAGCGAAGCGCCAAACACCAGACCGACAAGCAACACCGCGGCCACCGCTGCGATCAGCGAAAACTTGGCGCCAGGCCCCGACGAGGTTTCATGATCTCCCATGACGTAAGTCTAACGGTTCTTGGTTCTTGGTTCGTCGGCAGCCGATCTGATATTTTCTTGTCATCCATCTTCCTGTCTGATTTCTTCTCTCACTCCATTTTTCTGCCCCTCATTTTTCTATCTCTGCTTTATCCGCCCCCCTCCCGACTCACGCCTGCCCGACCATCCAGTCCACGATGCGTTTCGCCGCCTTTCCGTCGCCGTAGGGATTGTCGATCACCGTTGCGCCGCGGCTGTCTTTGGGTTTGGCCAGCAGTTCGCTGGCACGCCGGACGATCTGCTGGCGGTCCGTTCCGACCAGTTCCGCCAACCCGGCATCGACCGCTTCG containing:
- a CDS encoding DUF58 domain-containing protein; the protein is MGDHETSSGPGAKFSLIAAVAAVLLVGLVFGASLWVLAAIVAAAVILINRFLALTWTRCSIATREGGDVEMKIGQSLPITVTVTNTSKIPVFWLLVEDLVPRWATIHTPPTLDIQGDRVQVFLMWPGQTRELRYKIQCNRRGYFQIGPTVLETGDLMGLYRRYRVGTHPQYLTVLPKTVELDDYEIASRRPMGEIRMRDNVMEDPTRLRGIRRWEPGDPMRRVHWSATARTGILHSKVYEPTSIAGATLVLDMHTTTNPTQHEPIRTDLSITAAFSIASSLHDQSQPFGFVTNGRDAADRVRTDGWVGDHRVRDQARQSATMLDTNDRLRPIVLDAARGAVHLQRLRTTLARLERSDGMTLTELLVETESRISNETTLIAILQQATPDSLATLLGFARRGKAVAVIINTLDINDYSAIAGPLIAANIPTFHLIDERSIRGLCREVNLRTA